The Halogeometricum rufum genome has a segment encoding these proteins:
- a CDS encoding MaoC family dehydratase codes for MTRFFEDFTVGSVEEFGRYDVTEEEVLTFAEQYDPQWFHTDPDRAREESMYGGLIASGWHTTAMMMRMLVDEFLSETASLGAKGVDELRWRRPVRPGDTLSLRLEVLSKEAERPDRGLVESRIEVVRDGADGGENGESDGDAGGEVVCSMVALTMFGRRDGDGEE; via the coding sequence ATGACGAGGTTCTTCGAGGACTTCACCGTGGGTTCGGTCGAGGAGTTCGGCCGGTACGACGTGACCGAGGAGGAGGTTCTGACGTTCGCCGAGCAGTACGACCCGCAGTGGTTCCACACCGACCCGGACCGGGCGCGCGAGGAGTCGATGTACGGCGGCCTCATCGCCAGCGGCTGGCACACCACGGCGATGATGATGCGGATGCTCGTCGACGAGTTCCTCTCGGAGACGGCGTCGCTCGGCGCGAAAGGCGTCGACGAACTGCGCTGGCGACGCCCGGTCCGTCCCGGCGACACGCTGTCGCTCCGACTCGAAGTGCTGTCGAAGGAGGCCGAACGACCGGACCGCGGCCTCGTCGAGAGTCGAATCGAGGTGGTGCGCGACGGTGCGGACGGCGGCGAGAACGGCGAGAGCGACGGAGACGCCGGCGGCGAGGTGGTCTGTTCGATGGTCGCGCTGACGATGTTCGGGCGGCGCGACGGCGACGGGGAGGAGTGA
- a CDS encoding M48 family metallopeptidase, giving the protein MAFVGVVVFAFYALLAYGSYVALSLLWRLRFDPVTTLLLVVGLTLAFGYLGLRVGTAQLYSQLDARELPRERVPGAYRILDRLVERMDLDAPPRLMVVSLPAPNAFALDTTGRDTVVVDAALFRLLDRDEFESLLAHELAHLERRDSLVQTLAFSVLQTVVSLVYFAVAPVVFLVTGLALSTAWVRGDPASWPRTVPGRIRTRLERAASFVMGLAMLLSRAHSRRREYAADARAAEVTGRPLALARALEKIERASTTEFEVFSPLWLHGEVPSEEERRARELFSTHPRTEERIERLRRRGGGDGARLS; this is encoded by the coding sequence ATGGCGTTCGTGGGCGTCGTCGTCTTCGCCTTCTACGCCCTCCTCGCGTACGGGAGTTACGTCGCGCTCTCGCTCCTGTGGCGACTGCGGTTCGACCCGGTGACGACGCTCCTGCTCGTCGTCGGTCTCACGCTCGCGTTCGGCTATCTGGGGCTCCGCGTCGGCACCGCGCAACTGTACTCCCAACTCGACGCGCGCGAACTCCCGCGAGAGCGAGTGCCCGGCGCGTACCGGATACTGGACCGACTCGTCGAGCGGATGGACCTCGACGCGCCCCCGCGACTGATGGTCGTCTCGCTGCCGGCGCCGAACGCCTTCGCCCTCGACACGACGGGACGCGACACCGTCGTCGTGGACGCGGCGCTGTTCCGACTCCTCGACCGCGATGAGTTCGAGAGCCTGCTGGCGCACGAACTCGCACACCTCGAACGCAGGGACAGCCTCGTCCAGACGCTGGCGTTCAGCGTGCTCCAGACCGTCGTGAGCCTCGTCTACTTCGCCGTCGCGCCCGTCGTCTTCCTCGTCACGGGACTGGCGCTCTCGACGGCGTGGGTCCGCGGCGACCCCGCCTCGTGGCCCCGGACGGTTCCCGGCCGCATCCGCACGCGTCTCGAACGCGCCGCGTCGTTCGTGATGGGACTCGCGATGCTTCTGTCGCGCGCACACTCGCGCAGGCGGGAGTACGCGGCCGACGCGCGGGCGGCCGAGGTGACGGGGCGACCGCTCGCTCTCGCGCGCGCCCTCGAGAAGATAGAGCGGGCGTCGACGACCGAGTTCGAGGTGTTCTCGCCGCTGTGGCTTCACGGCGAAGTCCCCTCCGAGGAGGAACGCCGCGCCCGCGAACTGTTCTCGACGCACCCGCGGACCGAGGAACGCATCGAGCGACTCCGACGCCGGGGCGGCGGAGACGGGGCGCGCCTCTCCTGA
- a CDS encoding ATP-binding response regulator yields MSTIPGEIRVLHVDDDDAFAELVATYLEREDDRIDVVTTTAVADAVAALDDDVDCVLADYDMPDRTGIEFLEVVQERYPDLPFVLFTGKGSEEIASEAISAGVTDYLQKGTGTEQYTLLANRIVNAVESYRSRRVLEERKRRLETLIDNLPGFVYRCENDPGWPMEYVEGDCEQLTGYTAAELESDDSLWGEEVLHPDDRDRAWDVVQSALADDGQFELTYRIVTRAGNIEWMWERGQAIYEGDELVALEGFVTSITDQKEHQRELERKNRRLDEFATIVSHDLRNPLAVASGHTEIAREECDSDHLDPVADAHDRMRRLIEGLLDLARDGETTVEPVTLASAAEYCRQNVGGVGELVVETDRVVRADRSRLRQLFENLFRNSVEHGARRTSGRSAPGDSVEHGSTGNRTSSGDSVEHGSTSSRPEADDTAGDFDPPTITVGDVDGGFFVADDGRGIDADAGDVFTPGYSTNRGGTGLGLAIVRRVAEDHGWEVTLTDGADGGARFEFTGVEFADGDGDGD; encoded by the coding sequence ATGAGCACGATACCGGGCGAGATTCGCGTCCTCCACGTGGACGACGACGACGCCTTCGCCGAGTTGGTCGCCACGTACCTCGAACGCGAGGACGACCGCATCGACGTGGTCACCACCACGGCCGTCGCCGACGCAGTCGCGGCACTCGACGACGACGTCGACTGCGTCCTCGCCGACTACGACATGCCCGACCGCACAGGTATCGAGTTTCTCGAAGTCGTCCAGGAGCGGTATCCCGACCTGCCGTTCGTCCTGTTCACCGGCAAGGGGTCCGAGGAGATAGCGAGCGAGGCCATCTCCGCGGGCGTCACCGACTACCTGCAGAAGGGAACCGGGACGGAGCAGTACACGCTCTTGGCGAACCGCATCGTCAACGCCGTCGAGAGCTACCGGTCGCGGCGCGTGCTCGAAGAGCGCAAGCGACGGCTGGAGACGCTCATCGACAACCTCCCCGGGTTCGTCTACCGGTGCGAGAACGACCCCGGGTGGCCGATGGAGTACGTCGAGGGCGACTGCGAGCAACTCACGGGGTACACCGCCGCCGAGTTGGAGTCCGACGACTCGCTGTGGGGCGAGGAGGTACTCCACCCCGACGACAGGGACCGCGCGTGGGACGTGGTCCAGTCGGCGCTGGCGGACGACGGCCAGTTCGAGTTGACCTACCGAATCGTCACCCGGGCAGGCAACATCGAGTGGATGTGGGAACGCGGGCAGGCCATCTACGAGGGGGACGAACTCGTCGCGCTGGAGGGGTTCGTCACCAGCATCACCGACCAGAAGGAGCACCAGCGAGAACTCGAACGGAAGAACCGACGGCTGGACGAGTTCGCCACCATCGTCTCGCACGACCTACGAAACCCGCTCGCCGTCGCGAGCGGCCACACCGAAATCGCCCGCGAGGAGTGCGACAGCGACCACCTCGACCCCGTCGCCGACGCCCACGACCGGATGCGACGGCTCATCGAGGGGCTGTTGGACCTCGCCCGCGACGGCGAGACGACCGTCGAACCGGTCACACTCGCCTCCGCCGCAGAGTACTGCCGACAGAACGTCGGCGGCGTCGGCGAACTCGTCGTCGAAACCGACCGCGTCGTTCGCGCCGACCGGAGCCGACTCCGCCAACTGTTCGAGAACCTGTTTCGGAACTCGGTCGAGCACGGCGCTCGACGTACCTCCGGTCGCTCCGCTCCCGGAGACAGCGTGGAGCACGGCTCCACGGGCAACCGGACGTCGTCCGGTGACAGCGTGGAACACGGGTCCACGAGCAGTCGCCCAGAGGCCGACGACACCGCAGGCGACTTCGACCCCCCGACCATCACCGTCGGGGACGTCGACGGCGGGTTCTTCGTCGCCGACGACGGCCGGGGAATCGACGCCGACGCGGGGGACGTGTTCACGCCGGGCTACTCGACGAACCGGGGCGGGACGGGTCTCGGGTTGGCCATCGTCCGGCGAGTCGCGGAAGACCACGGGTGGGAGGTGACCCTGACCGACGGCGCGGACGGCGGGGCGCGGTTCGAGTTCACCGGCGTGGAGTTCGCCGACGGCGACGGTGACGGTGACTAG
- a CDS encoding MaoC/PaaZ C-terminal domain-containing protein, producing MPPQEGDTHVVERSFSPETVRQFADLSGDDQPRHTEPDPDGRLLVHGLLTATLPTEVGGELGVLGRTFEFEFHRPVYTGQTVRCACVVEAVEETDDRYDLTVGVTCTRDGDVVMTGSVTGIVEG from the coding sequence ATGCCTCCACAGGAAGGTGACACGCACGTCGTCGAGCGCTCGTTCTCGCCGGAGACGGTTCGGCAGTTCGCCGACCTGTCCGGCGACGACCAACCCCGGCACACCGAACCCGACCCGGACGGGCGGTTGCTCGTCCACGGTCTGCTGACGGCCACGCTGCCGACGGAAGTCGGCGGCGAACTCGGCGTCCTCGGCCGGACGTTCGAGTTCGAGTTCCACCGGCCGGTGTACACCGGACAGACCGTCCGCTGTGCGTGCGTGGTCGAAGCCGTCGAGGAGACGGACGACCGGTACGACCTCACGGTCGGCGTGACGTGCACGCGCGACGGCGACGTGGTGATGACCGGGTCGGTGACGGGTATCGTCGAGGGGTAG
- the gatE gene encoding Glu-tRNA(Gln) amidotransferase subunit GatE, producing MSAYDYEDLGLVAGLEIHQQLDTATKLFCGCPTDIREPEDAERTFVRFLHPTKSELGELDEAALEESRVEREFEYLAYDTTCLVEEDDEPPHRLDEEARDVVMQIASLLDMDAVDQAHVMRKLVIDGSNTSGFQRSSLVAQNGEIQTSDGPVGVEDLMLEEESAQRVEERDGGVTFSLDRLGIPLVEIGTRPDISSPEQAREAAETIGMLLRSTGKVKRGLGTIRQDVNVSIADGARVEIKGVQALDAIDDIVRNEVGRQVELLEIRDELEARDAAVGETRDVTDVFEDTDSGVVGGALSAGGVVQAVPLFGFDGLVGREIQPDRRLGTEFSDHAKRHGAGGIFHTDELPAYGVTDEEVAALRDAVGAGEEDAVAIVATDPETAELAIDAVAERAETALAGVPEETRGANEDGTTRYLRPLPGAARMYPETDVPPVELDPSDVETPELLTEKVERYQSAFGLDAGLAEQVAYGRRMPLFERATDEGIDATFAAGLLESTLTELRRDDVAVENLSEDHLLDLMHLVEDGELAKEGVNDVLTAVAEDPSLSAEEAVEAAGLSGVSEAEVRDAVTDVVERNADQVDEQGMGAFSALMGEAMGALRGKADGEVVSSVLREEIQKRA from the coding sequence ATGAGCGCGTACGACTACGAGGACCTCGGACTCGTCGCGGGGCTGGAGATTCACCAGCAACTCGACACCGCGACGAAGCTGTTCTGCGGCTGTCCGACCGACATTCGCGAGCCCGAAGACGCCGAACGGACGTTCGTCCGCTTTCTGCACCCGACGAAGAGCGAACTCGGCGAACTCGACGAGGCGGCCCTAGAGGAGAGCCGCGTCGAACGCGAGTTCGAGTATCTCGCCTACGACACGACCTGTCTGGTCGAAGAGGACGACGAACCGCCGCACCGACTCGACGAGGAGGCGCGCGACGTGGTGATGCAGATCGCCTCCCTGCTCGACATGGACGCCGTCGACCAGGCGCACGTGATGCGCAAACTCGTCATCGACGGGTCGAACACCTCGGGGTTCCAGCGCTCCTCGCTGGTCGCCCAGAACGGCGAGATTCAGACCAGCGACGGTCCCGTCGGCGTCGAGGACCTGATGCTGGAGGAGGAGTCCGCCCAACGCGTCGAGGAACGCGACGGCGGCGTCACCTTCTCGCTGGACCGACTCGGCATCCCCCTCGTCGAAATCGGCACCCGACCGGACATCTCCTCGCCCGAACAGGCGCGCGAGGCCGCCGAGACCATCGGGATGCTCCTGCGCTCGACGGGGAAGGTCAAGCGCGGCCTCGGCACCATCCGACAGGACGTGAACGTCTCCATCGCCGACGGCGCGCGCGTGGAGATAAAGGGCGTGCAGGCGCTGGACGCCATCGACGACATCGTCCGCAACGAGGTGGGCCGACAGGTCGAACTGCTCGAAATCCGCGACGAACTCGAAGCCAGAGACGCCGCCGTCGGCGAGACGCGGGACGTGACCGACGTGTTCGAGGACACCGACAGCGGCGTCGTCGGCGGTGCCCTCTCCGCGGGCGGCGTCGTGCAGGCCGTCCCCCTGTTCGGCTTCGACGGCCTCGTCGGGCGGGAGATTCAGCCCGACCGCCGCCTCGGGACGGAGTTCTCCGACCACGCCAAGCGACACGGCGCGGGCGGCATCTTCCACACCGACGAACTGCCCGCCTACGGCGTCACCGACGAGGAAGTCGCCGCCCTCCGCGACGCCGTCGGCGCGGGCGAGGAGGACGCCGTCGCAATCGTCGCCACCGACCCCGAGACGGCCGAACTCGCCATCGACGCCGTGGCGGAACGCGCCGAGACGGCCCTCGCGGGCGTGCCCGAGGAGACGCGCGGCGCGAACGAGGACGGCACCACGCGCTACCTCCGTCCCCTCCCCGGCGCGGCGCGGATGTACCCCGAGACGGACGTGCCGCCCGTCGAACTCGACCCCTCGGACGTGGAGACGCCCGAACTCCTCACCGAGAAGGTCGAGCGCTACCAGTCGGCGTTCGGTCTCGACGCCGGCCTCGCCGAACAGGTCGCCTACGGCCGCCGGATGCCGCTCTTCGAACGGGCGACCGACGAGGGCATCGACGCCACGTTCGCCGCCGGACTGCTCGAGTCGACGCTGACCGAACTGCGCCGCGACGACGTGGCCGTCGAGAACCTCTCGGAGGACCACCTCCTCGACCTGATGCACCTCGTCGAGGACGGCGAGTTGGCGAAGGAGGGAGTCAACGACGTGCTGACCGCCGTCGCCGAGGACCCGTCGCTGTCGGCCGAGGAAGCCGTCGAGGCGGCCGGCCTCTCCGGCGTCTCCGAGGCGGAGGTGCGAGACGCCGTGACCGACGTCGTCGAACGCAACGCCGACCAGGTCGACGAACAGGGCATGGGCGCGTTCTCCGCGCTGATGGGCGAGGCGATGGGCGCACTACGCGGGAAGGCCGACGGCGAAGTCGTCAGCAGCGTGCTCCGCGAAGAGATACAGAAGCGCGCCTGA
- a CDS encoding HVO_2901 family zinc finger protein: MASLQYQRDRGRDLLECRSCGETFPEGKATNDGWHYECPECNEATGIGEGLRRL; the protein is encoded by the coding sequence ATGGCGAGCCTGCAGTACCAGCGTGACCGGGGCCGAGACCTGTTGGAATGTCGAAGCTGTGGCGAGACGTTCCCCGAGGGCAAAGCGACGAACGACGGCTGGCACTACGAGTGCCCCGAGTGCAACGAGGCGACCGGCATCGGTGAGGGACTGCGTCGCCTCTGA
- a CDS encoding class II fumarate hydratase: MSEDFRTERDSLGEMQVPADAYWGAQTQRAVENFPISGITFSRRFIRALGVVKKGAAQANRELGLVEEEKADAIVEAADEVIAGDHDDQFPVDVFQTGSGTSSNMNANEVIANRAAELLGEDIGDRVVHPNDHVNYGQSSNDVIPTAMHVSALEAVEKDLLPALDTLREALEAKEDEFAGVVKTGRTHLQDATPVTLGQEFGGYRTQVEKGLARLDNTREHLSELALGGTAVGTGLNTHPEFPEKAAAYISEETGVEFREADDHFEAQAAHDAMSEAHGALRTVAGSLNKIANDLRLLASGPRNGLGEIEQPENQPGSSIMPGKINPVVAEAVNQVHKQVVGNDAAVSAGAAEGQIDLNLYKPVLAHNFLESAEMLSNAAETFGTKFVRKLEANEDVCEEQVERSMALATALNPTIGYDKASEVAKAALKEGKTVREVVLEKGYLTEEEADEVLDPEKMTHRGILGDD, encoded by the coding sequence ATGAGCGAGGACTTCCGTACCGAACGGGACAGTCTCGGTGAGATGCAGGTGCCCGCGGACGCGTACTGGGGGGCACAGACCCAGCGCGCCGTGGAGAACTTCCCCATCTCGGGTATCACGTTCAGTCGCCGGTTCATCCGGGCGCTGGGCGTGGTGAAGAAGGGGGCCGCGCAGGCGAACCGCGAACTCGGACTCGTCGAGGAGGAGAAGGCCGACGCCATCGTCGAGGCGGCGGACGAGGTCATCGCCGGCGACCACGACGACCAGTTCCCGGTGGACGTGTTCCAGACGGGGTCGGGCACCTCCTCGAACATGAACGCCAACGAGGTCATCGCCAACCGCGCCGCGGAACTGCTGGGCGAGGATATCGGCGACCGAGTGGTCCACCCGAACGACCACGTCAACTACGGCCAGTCCTCGAACGACGTGATTCCGACCGCGATGCACGTCTCGGCGCTCGAAGCCGTCGAGAAGGACCTCCTGCCCGCACTCGACACGCTCCGGGAAGCGCTCGAAGCGAAAGAGGACGAGTTCGCCGGCGTCGTCAAGACGGGTCGGACCCACCTGCAGGACGCGACGCCCGTCACTCTCGGGCAGGAGTTCGGCGGCTACCGAACGCAGGTCGAGAAGGGTCTCGCCCGCCTCGACAACACGCGCGAGCACCTCTCGGAACTCGCCCTCGGCGGCACCGCCGTCGGGACGGGCCTGAACACTCACCCCGAGTTCCCCGAGAAGGCCGCGGCGTACATCTCCGAGGAGACGGGCGTCGAGTTCCGCGAGGCCGACGACCACTTCGAGGCGCAGGCCGCCCACGACGCGATGAGCGAAGCCCACGGCGCGCTTCGCACCGTCGCGGGGTCGCTGAACAAGATAGCGAACGACCTGCGTCTCCTCGCCTCCGGCCCCCGCAACGGGCTCGGCGAGATAGAGCAACCCGAGAACCAGCCGGGCAGTTCCATCATGCCGGGGAAGATAAACCCCGTCGTCGCCGAGGCGGTCAATCAGGTCCACAAGCAGGTCGTCGGCAACGACGCCGCCGTCTCCGCCGGCGCCGCCGAGGGTCAGATCGACCTCAACCTCTACAAGCCCGTCCTCGCGCACAACTTCCTCGAATCGGCCGAGATGTTGTCGAACGCCGCCGAGACGTTCGGGACGAAGTTCGTCCGAAAGCTGGAGGCCAACGAGGACGTCTGCGAGGAACAGGTCGAGCGCTCGATGGCGCTGGCGACGGCGCTGAACCCCACCATCGGCTACGACAAGGCCAGCGAGGTGGCGAAGGCGGCGCTGAAAGAGGGCAAGACCGTCCGCGAAGTCGTCCTCGAGAAGGGCTACCTCACCGAGGAGGAGGCCGACGAGGTGCTGGACCCCGAGAAGATGACGCACCGCGGCATCCTCGGCGACGACTGA
- a CDS encoding ABC transporter substrate-binding protein, with the protein MKDETNQDGVSRRTYLRLSGLASAGMAGLAGCSGGGGETTTAEQTETEASGGSTGTEETEAETETSGGSGNALELVHWWTAGGEKDALDALLEGFSEEYPDVSINNNPAPGGAGSALDTVIKNRVLNQNPPSTFQIWPGKALTQYVEGDVLNDIGDSVWSQEMRDAYRQGVQNLAQPAGNYVAVPLNIHRLNNLFYNAAVLEDAGVDPASISDPGALTDALETVASETDAVPMAHQVQSPWSSVQLWETIFLGYNGADTYNAAIVEGNIGDHEDAVKESLQTLKDYHEYFNGDAGSVTWDQANSKVVNGNAAFIHQGDWAAGQYKSASDFEYDSDWGMTAFPGTEGMYSVVTDSFVFPKNNPSPEATRKFLSYCGTVDAQERFNPVKGSIPPRTDVPTDAFGPFLSSQIEEFKNSDAQPPTIAHGTAVTPDVHGNIDEAFASFNEQWNVDGAYNALVNAFPN; encoded by the coding sequence ATGAAAGACGAAACCAACCAAGACGGTGTCTCTCGGCGGACGTATCTTCGCCTCAGCGGTCTCGCAAGCGCAGGAATGGCAGGGCTCGCGGGCTGTTCCGGCGGCGGGGGCGAGACGACGACGGCCGAGCAGACGGAGACGGAGGCCTCCGGCGGCAGCACGGGGACCGAGGAGACCGAGGCCGAGACGGAGACGAGCGGCGGCAGCGGGAACGCGCTCGAACTCGTCCACTGGTGGACGGCCGGTGGGGAGAAGGACGCGCTCGACGCGCTCCTCGAAGGGTTCAGCGAGGAGTACCCCGACGTCTCGATAAACAACAACCCGGCGCCGGGCGGCGCGGGGTCGGCGCTCGACACGGTCATCAAGAACCGCGTGCTCAACCAGAACCCCCCGAGCACGTTCCAAATCTGGCCGGGCAAGGCGCTCACGCAGTACGTCGAGGGCGACGTCCTCAACGACATCGGCGACTCCGTCTGGAGTCAGGAGATGCGCGACGCCTACCGACAGGGCGTCCAGAACCTCGCCCAGCCGGCCGGGAACTACGTCGCGGTGCCGCTCAACATCCACCGCCTCAACAACCTGTTCTACAACGCGGCGGTTCTCGAGGATGCGGGCGTCGACCCCGCGAGCATCTCGGACCCCGGTGCGCTCACCGACGCGCTCGAAACCGTCGCGAGCGAGACGGACGCGGTGCCGATGGCCCATCAGGTGCAGTCGCCGTGGTCGTCGGTTCAGCTGTGGGAGACCATCTTCCTCGGCTACAACGGCGCCGACACGTACAACGCGGCCATCGTCGAGGGGAACATCGGCGACCACGAGGACGCGGTCAAGGAGTCCCTGCAGACGCTGAAGGACTACCACGAGTACTTCAACGGGGACGCGGGCTCGGTCACGTGGGACCAGGCGAACAGCAAGGTGGTCAACGGCAACGCGGCGTTCATCCACCAGGGCGACTGGGCGGCCGGCCAGTACAAGTCGGCATCCGACTTCGAGTACGACTCCGACTGGGGGATGACCGCGTTCCCGGGCACCGAGGGGATGTACTCCGTCGTCACGGACTCGTTCGTCTTCCCGAAGAACAACCCGTCGCCCGAGGCGACGCGGAAGTTCCTCAGCTACTGCGGCACCGTCGACGCCCAAGAGCGGTTCAACCCCGTCAAGGGGTCCATCCCGCCGCGGACCGACGTGCCGACGGACGCCTTCGGCCCATTCCTCTCCTCGCAGATAGAGGAGTTCAAGAACTCCGACGCCCAGCCGCCGACCATCGCGCACGGGACGGCGGTCACGCCGGACGTCCACGGCAACATCGACGAAGCGTTCGCCAGCTTCAACGAGCAGTGGAACGTCGACGGGGCGTACAACGCCCTCGTGAACGCCTTCCCCAACTGA
- a CDS encoding carbohydrate ABC transporter permease translates to MLHSIFRRLVSLGWGDEGDDELRTDGGTATATASASTGQSNRSWRDSEFVRSLPFWLPPALLMGLFVYGAIGWNAVISLTEWSGFGSPDYGDLDFSMYAQMLGDPTFVAAARNTVVLLVVFTVASLVVGLLLAILVDRGIRFENTFRTVYLLPMSLSFVVTAIFWAWMYNPEIGLINVVLRGTGLGFLANDWISDPQTKLGAVIFALMWQFSGYCMVVYLAGLRAIPSDQFEAARIDGASTVRMYWRVVIPQLRASTMSAAVVLMVFALKAFDFLFVMFGDTPGPSTDILATMMFREAFSSSNWAYGAAIATVLFLLALVVIGPYLYVQYQRGDL, encoded by the coding sequence ATGCTTCACTCCATCTTTCGACGACTCGTGAGCCTCGGGTGGGGCGACGAGGGCGACGACGAACTGCGCACGGACGGCGGCACCGCGACGGCGACGGCGTCCGCCTCGACTGGGCAGTCCAACCGGTCGTGGCGCGACAGCGAGTTCGTCCGGTCGCTCCCGTTCTGGCTCCCGCCGGCGCTGCTCATGGGACTGTTCGTCTACGGAGCCATCGGCTGGAACGCCGTCATCTCGCTGACCGAGTGGTCCGGGTTCGGCAGTCCGGACTACGGCGACCTGGACTTCTCGATGTACGCGCAGATGCTCGGCGACCCGACGTTCGTCGCCGCCGCGCGCAACACCGTCGTGTTGCTCGTGGTGTTCACGGTTGCGTCGCTCGTCGTCGGCCTCCTGTTGGCCATCCTCGTGGACCGCGGTATCCGGTTCGAGAACACGTTCCGAACCGTCTACCTCCTGCCGATGAGCCTCTCGTTCGTCGTGACGGCCATCTTCTGGGCGTGGATGTACAACCCCGAAATCGGCCTCATCAACGTCGTCCTCCGCGGGACGGGCCTCGGCTTCCTCGCGAACGACTGGATAAGCGACCCGCAGACCAAACTCGGCGCGGTCATCTTCGCGCTGATGTGGCAGTTCAGCGGCTACTGCATGGTCGTGTACCTCGCCGGCCTGCGCGCCATCCCCTCGGACCAGTTCGAGGCGGCGCGCATCGACGGCGCGTCCACGGTGCGGATGTACTGGCGCGTCGTCATCCCGCAACTGCGCGCCTCCACCATGAGCGCCGCCGTCGTGCTGATGGTGTTCGCGCTGAAGGCGTTCGACTTCCTGTTCGTCATGTTCGGCGACACGCCCGGCCCCTCGACGGACATCCTCGCGACGATGATGTTCCGCGAGGCGTTCAGTTCCTCGAACTGGGCGTACGGCGCCGCCATCGCCACGGTGCTGTTCCTCTTGGCGCTGGTGGTCATCGGTCCGTACCTCTACGTGCAGTACCAGCGGGGTGACCTATGA
- a CDS encoding carbohydrate ABC transporter permease, translated as MSLADDVRSSALGRYALYAVLLAMAAFYLAPLESGLMTSIKTQDAFFRTTPFVPPFGDGFTLDAWAEAWAQMQGPLSDFSGALYNSAFVAIPATVLSGLIGSVAAYGLTNLDWRGQAGVLMLFVAGMFVPYQSVLVPLTRFWTIVGLQNYLAGVPFLAQRVGLIELIVTHTAYGIPICTILFRSYYASFDDSMLEAARIDGATFSRIYRRIVFPLSKPMFAVVLIYQFTQVWNDFLFALVLVSSPTSEVATIALNKLQGSMVQQYNVQMAAAFVAALPTLLVYVLFGEQFAEGVAGET; from the coding sequence ATGAGCCTCGCCGACGACGTGCGTTCGAGCGCGCTCGGTCGGTACGCGCTGTACGCCGTCCTCCTCGCGATGGCGGCGTTCTACCTCGCACCGCTTGAGAGCGGCCTGATGACGTCCATCAAGACGCAGGACGCGTTCTTCCGGACGACGCCGTTCGTCCCGCCGTTCGGCGACGGCTTCACGCTCGACGCGTGGGCCGAGGCGTGGGCGCAGATGCAGGGGCCGCTATCGGACTTCTCCGGCGCGCTGTACAACAGCGCGTTCGTCGCCATCCCGGCGACGGTGCTGTCGGGGCTCATCGGCTCCGTCGCGGCGTACGGACTCACGAACCTCGACTGGCGCGGGCAGGCGGGCGTGCTGATGCTGTTCGTCGCGGGGATGTTCGTCCCCTACCAGTCCGTGCTCGTCCCGCTGACGCGCTTTTGGACCATCGTCGGCCTGCAGAACTACCTCGCGGGCGTGCCGTTCCTCGCCCAGCGCGTCGGACTCATCGAACTAATCGTCACGCACACCGCGTACGGGATTCCCATCTGCACCATCCTGTTCCGGTCGTACTACGCGAGTTTCGACGACTCGATGCTGGAGGCGGCGCGCATCGACGGCGCGACGTTCTCGCGCATCTACCGCCGCATCGTCTTCCCCCTCTCGAAGCCGATGTTCGCGGTGGTGCTCATCTACCAGTTCACGCAGGTGTGGAACGACTTCCTGTTCGCCCTCGTGCTGGTGTCGTCGCCGACGAGCGAAGTCGCGACGATAGCGCTCAACAAACTCCAGGGGTCGATGGTGCAGCAGTACAACGTTCAGATGGCCGCCGCGTTCGTCGCGGCACTCCCGACGCTCCTCGTGTACGTGCTGTTCGGCGAACAGTTCGCCGAGGGCGTGGCAGGTGAAACATAA